Within uncultured Roseibium sp., the genomic segment CTGCGCGTTCGCCGAGAACCGCCATGGCAAGCGCCGAAAGCGGCGTCTTTTCAGCCGGCCGGCCGACGAAGCTGCAGCCCGAGGCCAGTGCCGGTCCCACCTTGCGCGCGATCATCGCGTTGGGGAAGTTCCACGGGGTGATGGAGCCGACAACACCGATGGGCTGCTTGATGACCACAATGCGCTTGTCGGGCTGGTGCCCGGGAATAACGTCGCCGTAGACCCGGCGCGCTTCTTCCGCAAACCACTGGATGAAGGAGGCACCGTAAGCGATCTCCCCACGCGCCTCGGCAAGCGGCTTGCCCATCTCGGCGGTCAGGATCTTTGCCAGGTCCTCCTGATTCTCCAGCATCAGGTCGTTCCATTTGAGCAGAACGGCACACCGCTCCTTGGCCGTTTTCCCGCGCCACTCCCTTTGCGCCTGATAGGCGATTTCGATGGCCTTCTTCGTATCGTCCGGCGTCAGGTCGGTAACCTCGGCGATGGTCTCGCCGGTCGCGGGATTGGTCACCGGGAACGTTTTCCCGGTCGCCACCCATTCGCCGCCCAGGAAAGCGCGGGTTTCCAGCAGGCTCGGATCGTTGAGAGCGAGTGCCATGGTAAGTCCTTTCTAATGAGACTGTCAGTAAGCTGCGCGATAGATCGCCAGCGCATCCGCCTCTGTGACCGGGCGGGGATTGTTGAGCAGAAGACGAGTCTGGTTCATCGCATCCGACGCAAGTTTCGGCAAGATGTCTTCGGGTATATCCATGGCCCGCAGATTGGGCTGAAGGTCGCAGGCCCCCGAAAGCTCCGCGAGGCTGTCACAAAAGGCCGCAGCCCGTTCCTGTCCCTCGTACCTGGCGATATCGGGGTCACTTCGAAGCCCGTGCCGGCCGTTGTCGGGACGATATCCTCGAGCAGATTGGCCGCGACATCCTTGAACAGTTCCACCGAAACGCACACGGCCTTGAAGGCATCGAGCGCTCGCCAGACGATGCCGGGATCAGTCACCAGCATCACCTTACGGCCGATCTATCCCTTAACCGGTTCGCCGATGCGGCCCGGAGCGCCGACGCCGAACCGGATCGACTTCGAGGCATTGAACGTGAGTGGATTCATCATCTTCCGCACAATTGGCGATCGGGTCAGCCGCCGAAACCGAATGCGACAAGCACGGCGAGCACGAAGCCGACGGCACCGCTGATAATGAGGGTCCGCAAGCGTTCCTTTTCGACTTGCGACGTGTCTACCGGCAACCGCAGCGGCGGCACGGAGGCCGGGATGGCGACATGGACCGGGCTTGCCATTTCCATCTTGCAAGCCAGAAACCAGACCAGCCCGACGCCGCTCATCCAGGCCGCCAGCGACCAGGCCCAGATCGAAGGCATGCCCAGGAGCCAGGTCGTGGTCTCCCTGTTTTCAATGTCGAGCGGTGCGGGTGCAGTTGATCATTCAGGAGCAAATGCATTGCTGAAATCAGCAACCGGTCTGTGATGTCACCCTCACAACCGCCCGGGCAGAAACAGCACGATCGCTGGGAAGGCGATCAGGATGGCGAGGCGGACGATGTCGCTCAGGATGAACGGGATCACACCGGCCATGATGGTCTTCAAAGGCACCTCGGTTGCCACCGATTTCACCA encodes:
- a CDS encoding iron-containing alcohol dehydrogenase; translation: MRFGGTVQGCRGQSARGYRPDNGRHGLRSDPDIARYEGQERAAAFCDSLAELSGACDLQPNLRAMDIPEDILPKLASDAMNQTRLLLNNPRPVTEADALAIYRAAY